The Triticum aestivum cultivar Chinese Spring chromosome 7B, IWGSC CS RefSeq v2.1, whole genome shotgun sequence genome window below encodes:
- the LOC123159089 gene encoding ABC transporter G family member 4: MWLIHQLVTDWPQVAWPPYLHYHPSSSIESFHPVLAISGHTTMATITTTTVTEPDNADASSPAPKNVMCELAARNIYYAKPAAAPTLSLGRLLRPCGAALATPDYILRDVSLTARAGEILAVVGPSGAGKSTLLDILAVRTAPTHGRLLLNSAPLRSSSFRRLSAHVPQADVALSLLTVAETFTFAASLLYHTSASAASTAVTALLADFRLAHAAHTQVSASRLSGGERRRVSIGLALLRDPGVLLLDEPTSGLDSSSAFVVVGCLRAVAAARGTTVVLSIHQPSARLLSAVDSLLLLSRGTVLHHGSLASLDAALLSHGFAVPAQLNPLEYALEVIDQIPHPSPSSPEPKSSQDLTTKASDSDRNRPAMATPPSLSCTSPCSRIHEFVVLYKRAWKVVYRSKQLLLTNFLEAVIVGTLLGTIYINAGYGEAGAHKRLGLFAFTLTFLLTSTTETLPTFVTERPIVLAETAAGLYRLSTHATAATMVFLPYLLAVALLYSSCVYFLVGLCASPAAFAVFVLVVWAVVLTANSFVLFISSFAPDYIAGMSLVSVSLAGFFLFSGYFLSRESTPVYWVFMHYASPYKYALDAMLANEYSCAANRCFGVAGAGEECSETGRDVLAARGLTAEERWTGVQVLFGFFLLYRVLYWVVLSRRASRAKR; the protein is encoded by the coding sequence ATGTGGCTAATTCACCAACTTGTGACTGACTGGCCGCAAGTGGCCTGGCCTCCCTATCTACATTACCACCCCTCTTCCTCCATTGAATCCTTCCATCCCGTTCTTGCCATCTCCGGCCATACCACAATGGCCACCATAACCACCACAACTGTCACCGAACCTGACAATGCCGACGCGTCTTCGCCAGCACCCAAGAATGTCATGTGCGAGCTAGCCGCCCGGAATATCTACTACGCGAAGCCGGCTGCGGCGCCGACGTTGTCCCTCGGGCGGCTCTTAAGGCCTTGCGGCGCGGCCCTTGCGACGCCCGACTACATCCTCCGCGACGTGTCGCTCACGGCGCGGGCGGGGGAGATCCTGGCCGTCGTCGGCCCGAGCGGCGCCGGCAAGTCCACGCTGCTCGACATCCTTGCGGTGCGGACAGCGCCCACCCACGGGCGCCTCCTGCTCAACTCGGCGCCGCTCCGGTCCTCCTCCTTCCGCCGCCTGTCCGCCCACGTGCCGCAGGCCGACGTCGCTCTGTCGCTGCTCACCGTAGCCGAGACGTTCACCTTCGCCGCGTCGCTGCTTTACCATACGTCGGCGTCCGCGGCCTCGACCGCGGTCACGGCGCTCCTCGCCGACTTCCGTCTGGCGCACGCGGCTCACACGCAGGTCTCCGCGTCCCGGCTATCGGGAGGCGAGCGCCGGCGGGTGTCCATTGGCCTCGCCCTGCTCCGCGACCCCGGGGTGCTCCTCCTCGACGAGCCGACCTCCGGCCTCGACTCCTCCTCGGCGTTCGTGGTCGTCGGCTGCCTCCGCGCCGTCGCGGCCGCCAGAGGCACGACGGTGGTGCTGTCCATCCACCAGCCCAGCGCGCGCCTCCTCTCCGCCGTGGATtcgctcctcctcctctcccgcggcaCCGTACTCCACCACGGCTCCCTCGCCTCCCTCGACGCCGCCCTCCTCTCACACGGCTTCGCCGTCCCCGCACAGCTCAACCCGCTAGAGTACGCCCTCGAGGTCATTGACCAGATACCCCATCCCTCGCCCTCCTCCCCTGAACCAAAGTCATCGCAAGATCTCACAACCAAGGCATCGGATTCGGACCGCAACAGGCCGGCCATGGCGACACCGCCGTCGTTGTCGTGTACTTCGCCGTGCTCACGGATACATGAGTTCGTGGTTCTGTACAAGAGGGCGTGGAAGGTGGTGTATCGCAGCAAGCAGCTGCTATTGACCAACTTCCTCGAGGCTGTGATCGTCGGGACGCTGCTGGGCACCATCTACATCAACGCCGGTTATGGCGAGGCCGGCGCACACAAGCGACTGGGGCTCTTCGCCTTCACGCTGACGTTCCTGCTCACCTCCACCACGGAGACGCTGCCAACGTTCGTCACGGAGCGGCCGATCGTGCTCGCTGAGACGGCGGCGGGTCTGTACCGGCTGTCCACCCATGCCACCGCGGCCACGATGGTGTTCCTCCCGTACCTCCTGGCGGTGGCGCTGCTCTACTCCTCGTGCGTCTACTTCCTCGTCGGCCTCTGCGCGTCGCCGGCGGCATTCGCAGTGTTTGtgctggtggtgtgggcggtggtGCTCACGGCCAACTCCTTCGTGCTGTTCATCAGTTCCTTCGCGCCGGACTACATCGCGGGAATGTCTCTGGTCTCGGTGTCGCTGGCCGGGTTCTTCCTCTTCTCAGGCTACTTCCTGTCGCGGGAGAGCACGCCGGTGTACTGGGTGTTCATGCACTACGCCTCTCCCTACAAGTACGCGCTGGACGCCATGCTCGCCAACGAGTACTCGTGCGCGGCGAACCGGTGCTTCGGGGTGGCCGGCGCCGGAGAGGAGTGCTCGGAGACGGGGCGCGACGTGCTGGCGGCGAGGGGCCTCACGGCGGAGGAGCGGTGGACGGGAGTGCAGGTGCTGTTTGGATTCTTCCTCCTCTACCGGGTGCTCTACTGGGTCGTGCTCAGCCGGAGAGCGTCGAGAGCCAAGAGGTGA